The Bacillota bacterium genome includes the window TGTGATTTCCGATGAAATATACGAGCACTTCGTCTATGATGGGACCCAGCATTACAGCATCGCATCGTTCGGAGATGAAATCAAGAGCCTTACTCTTGTGGTCAACGGCCTGTCTAAGAGCCACGCAATGACTGGCTGGCGCATAGGTTATGTAGCAGGAGACCTTGAGATAATCAGGGCCATCTCAAACGTGCAAAGCCACACTACCTCAAACCCTGTATCCATATCCCAAAAAGCGGCCATCGCCGCGCTGAGAGATCCCGGCGCCTGGACGAGGCAGATGGTGACCGAGTTCAAAGCCCGTCGGGATTTCCTGCTGGAAAAATTGCGCGATATCCCCGACGTTGAATGCCCTGCGCCAGATGGGGCATTCTATGTATTTCCCAAGGTGTCGAAGCTTTATGGTGGACGTCTTGGGGCGCGCCAGATCAAGGATTCGGCGAGCTTCTGCGAAGCAGTCCTGAATGAGGCGAGGGTAGCCCTCATACCAGGGGCGGCCTTTGGCGATGATGAATGTGTAAGGATTTCCTATGCAACCAGCATGGATAAACTTGAGGAAGGCATCCGCCGATTGAAAGACGCCCTCAAGCTCATAAGAACCGGTGGAGATGGCTGATGCGCCGAGGATCTGGATTTGTGTTAAAGGTCTCCTTGTTTGTGATATCCCTGATTATGGCGGCTATCGCGAGCGCCGGGCAGTCTGTGGCGCCCGACGATGATCGCGCTGGCTCATCCTTAGATTGGAATAAGATCCTGGAGGAAAATGATTCCCCCTCACCAGATGACTGGAGAGGGCATCTTTTGAAGGCGATTTCCTATGCGAATACTGGCAAGATGCTGAAGGCCAATGATGAATTTGCGCTTCTCTCCGCAGGAGATTATGAAAAAAATGCAGCCCTGGTGGTACGCGAGAATTCCGCAAAGCTAGCTGCAAACCCTGATGATATCCTTGCCCTCAACTGTATGGCCTTCTCTTATTATGCCCTGGGGCAGGATGAAAAGGCTATAGAGCAATTTGAACGCCTCGTCCGGATAGACTCAAAGAACGTGTGGATCCGGCACTACCTGGCATATCTTTATACGCGTGTCGGAAGACTCGATGAAGGTATCTCCGTCCTGCGAGAAGCGCTGGAGATCGATCCAAAGAACGAATATACCCACCTGCTGCTGGGGCTCGCTTACCAAAAAAAGGGGTGGACGATCGCGGCGCTGCTCGAATTCCTCAAGGCGCCGAATGCCCGAAGGGAGGCCCTGAAGCTTCTAAGATAGCCCCCAAAGCCTCCTTTAAAGCGAGTTTCGTCTTATTGGACGGAGGCACTCCAAGTTCCTTCTCACCTCGCCCGGCGTGTGGCAGATTTCCCATCGTTTCAGGGATAATTCGACAACATCCAGTCCATACCCTTCTATTAATGGAACTTTCCCTTGCTATTCCATCGCCTAACATCTTATAATCAGCTTGTGGCTTTTGATCGCCCAAATAACCCGAGAATGTGGAGCCACACCCTCTGGAGAAAATGGCAGAGAATTTCGTGCCTTCATTTAGCAGGGCGCAATCTATCTTTATGGCGTCGATAAGGGCATAAATCATCTTCACAGCGCCGATTAGGGCGCAGGTCACGCCATTTAAGGAGTATGAGGCTGATGAGAATTGCAGTAATCGGCGGAACGGGCGTTTTAAGTCCGGAAATGCTTGAGAATGTGCAGGAATCGAGAGTCTCCACCAGATATGGTGAGGTTGAGTTCAAGACTGGGATATGCCGGGGCGAAGAAGTGATATTTATGGCAAGACATGGCGCAAGGCATACGATTCCCCCTCACCTTGTCAACTATCGGGCCAATATCGAGGCTTTGAGGCTGCTGGGAGTGACGAGGATCATCGCTACATCAGCCGTAGGTTCCCTGAATCCTGAGATGAAGCCCGGTGATAGCGTAATCTTGGACCAATTCATAGATTTCACAAGGGGCAGGATCAGCACGTTCTTTGAAGGCGGCGAGATGGGGGTAGTTCACACAGATTTCACTGAACCTTATTGTCCTGAGATTCGCTCCTGTCTCATCAACGCCGCCCGATCGCTTGGCATCCCGGTTCATGAAAGAGGTTGCTATGTCGCAACTGAAGGACCACGTTTTGAAACGCCCGCAGAAATCAGGGCATTTCGCATCCTGGGCGGGGATGTCGTAGGAATGACAAATGTACCGGAATGCGTCCTCGCGCGGGAAGCCAGCATTTGCTACGGGACCGTGGCTATAGTCACAAATTTCGCTGCAGGGATTTCGCCCACGCCTCTGACCCATGAAGAGGTTGTCCAGGTTATGAAGGAGAATGGTGACAGGTTGAGAAATATCATCATAAATTCTATTGCCGCTCTGCCACGGGAACGAAGGTGCCGATGCGGTCAGCATAAGGGGGCATTGGGTTGTGAGTGAGATTTTGATCTCCGGGGCCACGGCGCTGACGCTGGACTCCCAGAACAGCATAATCGAGGATTGCGACATACGGATCTCCCGGGACAGGATAGTCATGATGGGGAGAAACCTTGCGAGGCCATCTCCCAGTGATTCGTCCACCGTTATCGACGCAAGGGGCAAAGTGGTCCTACCAGGTTTTGTCAATGCCCATACCCATGCATCAATGACCCTATTCAGAGGCTATGCAGACGACCTGCCACTGGCTGAATGGCTGGAGACCAGGATATGGCCGGCAGAAGCGCGCCTTACCAAAGAGGATGTTTACTGGGGCGCGCTTTTGAGCTGTATTGAGATGATCAGGTCTGGCATAACCACCTTTGCCGACCAGTATTTCTTCATGGATCAAGTGGCAGAGGCAGTGAAGCTTTCCGGAATGAGAGCGGCGCTCTCCAGGGGCCTCATTGGCATTGCCCCCGGATCTGATGCTTCGCTGGATGAGGGCAGTGAATTATGCGCCACATGGCACAGGGCGGCGAATGATAGGATCACAACCATGCTGGGCCCTCATGCGATCTACACCTGCCCGCCCGATTATCTGGAAAAGGTCATAGAAAGAGCCAGGCAACTCAATGTTGGGCTTCATATCCATGTCTCCGAGACCCAGAAGGAAGTAAGAGAATGCATTGAAAAATACGGGAAATCGCCGGTTGCGATTTTGGATGATATCGGCCTGTTCGAGGTCCCCACCCTGGCTGCCCACGTTGTCCATGTATCTCAGGATGATATGGAAATCCTCGCGAGGAATCACGTAGGGGTCGCTCATAATCCTACAAGCAACCTCAAGTTGGCATCTGGGATTGCTCCTGTGCCCGAAATGCTGGAACGCGGCATATCTGTCGGAATCGGGACCGATGGGGCAGCAAGCAACAATAACCTTGACATGGTGGAAGAAATGAGGCTGGCTGCTTTGATTCACAAGGCTGCTTCCGGGGATCCGACCGTGATCCCTGCCTTTACGTCGCTCAGGATGGCCATTACATATGGCGCAATGGCGCTCGGCCTGGGGCATGAGATCGGCTCAATAGAACCTGGGAAAAAGGCTGACCTTATCATCTTTGACACAGACCGCCCGCACATGCATCCCGAACATGATATAATATCTCATCTGGTTTATTCCGCCCATGCCGATGATGTTTCTACGGTCATCATCAATGGAGAGGTTGTCATGAAGGAACGAAAGATCCTAACCTTGGACGAAAAGGAGATCCTAAGAGAAGTGGATCGGAGAGCAAAAAGGCTGATCAGTCCTTAAATGGAAAGGGGGAGCCAAATTGAGTATCATATTGTTGGTAATTCTGCTCGCTATCGCATTACTTTTGGTTTCCATCTACAATGGGCTCGTTTCGCTGCGCCAGCGCGTCAAAAATGCCTGGTCTCAAATCGATGTCCAGCTCAAGCGCAGGTATGACCTTATTCCTAACCTCGTTGAAACAGTAAAAGGGTATGCGGCCCATGAGAAGGAAACCTTCGAAATGGTTACCAGAGCCCGCGCCCAGATGGCGTCAGCCAAAACAGTTGCTGAGCAGGCTGAAGCCCAAAATGCAATTACCGGCGCCTTGCGGACACTGTTTGCAGTGGCGGAAGCTTACCCGGACCTGAAAGCCAATCAGAATTTCATGATGCTCCAGGAAGAGCTGGCCGGAACGGAGAACAAGATTGCGTATGCCAGGCAATTCTACAATGATACTGTGATGAAATACAATACCATGATCCAGTCCTTCCCAAGCAATATCATTGCCGGTATGTTTGGATTCAAACAAGAGGAATTCTTTGAAATAGAGGAAAGTTCTAGGGAGCCAGTAAAGGTCAAGTTTTAGGATTTGCAGGTGCATTGTGATCTCAAGCGATTTGTGACTATGAAAGCCTTGGTCGCTGCATACTAGAACAGGGGTGACCAAGGTGAAAAAGACACAATGTAAAGGTATCGCAGGATTGCTGCTTGTGTCCCTGGCTATTCTTACCTTATTGTTCCTGCTGCCCGGTGGCTCTCCTATTTCTGCCCATGAAGAGTTAAAAGATGGTTATTTTACTATAAAAGATATAAAAACTGAAAAGACCATCATGCAGACCGGTATTGTGGTCCGGAAAGGTGACAGGTTTCTGGACCACGATAACCATTTCTATGAGGTCACGAAAATCGACGGACAGGTTGCCTTTGCAAGGCTGGTTGAGGTTGTTGATCTGACCAGCAAGGCCCGGGAGTTTGAAAAGGCTATGGCCGCTGAATGGAAGGCCAGGGCAGAGACCGGGGCGGCCAAGATGGCCCAGGGCAGCCCCAGGATGGTGATCGCCACATATCATACCCACAGCGATGAATCATACATTCCCACGGATGGTGCCGCGTCCATCGAGCCCAGGGGCGGCATCTACAGAGTCGGAGCGACCCTGACAAGCACCCTCGAGCGATATGGAGTGAATGTCCATCATTCATATGCCATTCATCTTCCCCATGACGGAGCCGCATACGAAAGGTCCAGGAGAACGGCAGTTCAGCTGCTCAAATCAAACCCTGACGCCCTTTTCGACATCCACCGTGATGCTGCTCCTCTAGAGCAATATGTCACTACCATTGGGGGCGTCCCTGGAGCCCGAGTGATGATAGTAGTTGGGCGAGAAAACCCAAATATGTCAGCAAATGAACAATTTGCATGGGCGATAAAGTCCGTGGCAGATAGAGAATTTCCTGGCCTGATACGGGGAATTTTCTATGGGGCAGGCGGATACAACCAGGATCTCTCCCCCAGAGCGCTGCTCTTTGAGGTAGGAAGTCAAGAGAATAGCAGATATGCCGCGGAGCGTTCTGTGGCAGCTCTTACCAATGCGCTGCCGAGATTGCTATATGGGATCACAGGACCTCCTCCTGCGGGTCGAACGCCAGCAGCTAGAAGGGAACAAGCGGGGCGCGCCGCTCGAGAGTCAAGTAGAGCCTTGGTAGGAGTATTCTGGATAGTCGTCAGTCTACTTGTGATCGGTGCCACATACCTTTTTATCAACGAAGGTAGCTGGGCCGGAGTCAAGAAAAGGCTATCTAAATTGTTGAAATTGGAATTTCTGCACCTCATCGGGGTAAATATGCTGTCCCGGCATGGGAGAGAGAAGCGAGATATGACATCCCAGGGCAGGGGACAATCTGAGACTCAAGGTAAAAATCACGCGCCTGACGATACAAGAAACCGAGGCTGAATTTACATATATGATTGTCCGCTTATATTGGGAACACTGAATAGAGAGGCCAGCAAAAGGGGGGTTTCTTGTCATGGTCTTTTGGTTCCTACGACGCAAAGATAAGGAAGTGAAGGCTCCCGAAAAAACACGGGATATGGAATTGGCTAGTGAACTTGGCACAGGAATTACTAGCTCAACTATACAGTCAGAACACGCAAAGGAGGCGAGCGGGCCCGCCGTACAAGGAAAACGCGCAGAAGAGATTGTTGGGGCTGAGCGAGAAACGGTCGCCATGCGGAATATCCAAAGCAAGGCGCAATATCATGGCAGGGCACAATATCGCGGGGATGATGGCGTTTACGTCAGCCCGACCCCAATTACCGCAGGCAGCGAGGTCACTATCAAATATGACGGCCTCCTGGCGCGAAGCGGAGCAGACCAAATATATCTGCATTATGGATTTGGCGATAATGATAACTGGAAAGAGCCCAGGGATATTCCCATGACGCTAACTGTAGATAATATGTGGACCACAACAGTGCCGATAGATATCGATGAAACATCCAATCTTAATTTCTGTTTCCATGATAGCGCCAACAATTGGGATAACTTTAACAAGGCCAACTGGAGTTACCAGATCCATAATGGCGAAAACCCAACGCAATTCTAGAGTGCAATTTGAAAGCTCAAAGCAGGGATGGGACCTCCATCCTGGCCAATGGGGCAGCAGGAACGGAGGTCCGTTCCCTGACATTAGGTACCCGCGCCGCGAGGCACTATAAAATGGCGGAAGTCACCTTCACCCCTATCTGATGGCCCTCCTCGGATTTAGAGGGAGCATGTGGATAGAGCTTCCGGACCGCCTTATAATCCAAAGAGATCCCCAAAACATCTGAAAATCTATGGGAAAGGCCCAGATTGACACTAGACTGCTCATATGTCTCCCTTGAGGTTGGCACATTCTGGTATGTCTTATCAGAACCGGCGACCGTTACGGCCAGCTTTGTATGGGGCGCAAAGTGATATATGGCTTTCCAGGAATAGGCGACACGGATATACTCAGCATCTGGATCCTCATAGACATCTCTATCGTAAAGATCTGAGGAAAAGGAGAACTCAACAGGCTTTGAGGGTTTCAGGGAGAGATCGATGCCAATGATGGAATCCCGACGATTTTTGAGGGGGGCCAGAGAATAACTCCTGTTCCTTACGGCCGTCTTCAGAGTCAGATCCCATGTTGCGGATTCTTTAACAAGAGGATCCTTAGTGGGAGAGCTTCCGGCAGAAGAGCGCTGGGCGAAATGGATCCTGTCTAGGAAACCTCTATATGATAATGCAGCGCCGGAGGAAGCCTGCTCATAGGAGCCGGAGGGGTCATAGGGATACCGCTTCTCGGCGCGGGCGAATTCCAGGTCCAAGGAGAATGGACCGAATTTCGGCGGCTGGATCGAAACCATGTAGCTGCTGGTAATCGAACTGGATTCTGGCTTGAACACATATACCTTCTGGCTCATGGAAGTCTCGACTTCACTCTTGAATCCCTTCAAAGCAGCCGAGGTGGGTTCAATCTGGAAAGACAGTTGCTTTTTCGTCTCGAAGTTCATGCTATCCTTCCGGAAAGGATATTCAGTCTGCGATGCATCCCAAACGGCTTTGAAGCCGAACCAGGATTTGCGGGGTTTCCACGCTAGATCGAGACCTGCTGATAATTTGGCCGTTGTATCACCTATATCACTCCATGATGAATGTCGTTGGATGGATAATTCGGACTTATATTTGAATTGGCGGG containing:
- the mtnP gene encoding S-methyl-5'-thioadenosine phosphorylase, which encodes MRIAVIGGTGVLSPEMLENVQESRVSTRYGEVEFKTGICRGEEVIFMARHGARHTIPPHLVNYRANIEALRLLGVTRIIATSAVGSLNPEMKPGDSVILDQFIDFTRGRISTFFEGGEMGVVHTDFTEPYCPEIRSCLINAARSLGIPVHERGCYVATEGPRFETPAEIRAFRILGGDVVGMTNVPECVLAREASICYGTVAIVTNFAAGISPTPLTHEEVVQVMKENGDRLRNIIINSIAALPRERRCRCGQHKGALGCE
- a CDS encoding tetratricopeptide repeat protein, with protein sequence MRRGSGFVLKVSLFVISLIMAAIASAGQSVAPDDDRAGSSLDWNKILEENDSPSPDDWRGHLLKAISYANTGKMLKANDEFALLSAGDYEKNAALVVRENSAKLAANPDDILALNCMAFSYYALGQDEKAIEQFERLVRIDSKNVWIRHYLAYLYTRVGRLDEGISVLREALEIDPKNEYTHLLLGLAYQKKGWTIAALLEFLKAPNARREALKLLR
- a CDS encoding amidohydrolase, which produces MSEILISGATALTLDSQNSIIEDCDIRISRDRIVMMGRNLARPSPSDSSTVIDARGKVVLPGFVNAHTHASMTLFRGYADDLPLAEWLETRIWPAEARLTKEDVYWGALLSCIEMIRSGITTFADQYFFMDQVAEAVKLSGMRAALSRGLIGIAPGSDASLDEGSELCATWHRAANDRITTMLGPHAIYTCPPDYLEKVIERARQLNVGLHIHVSETQKEVRECIEKYGKSPVAILDDIGLFEVPTLAAHVVHVSQDDMEILARNHVGVAHNPTSNLKLASGIAPVPEMLERGISVGIGTDGAASNNNLDMVEEMRLAALIHKAASGDPTVIPAFTSLRMAITYGAMALGLGHEIGSIEPGKKADLIIFDTDRPHMHPEHDIISHLVYSAHADDVSTVIINGEVVMKERKILTLDEKEILREVDRRAKRLISP
- a CDS encoding carbohydrate-binding protein, encoding MRNIQSKAQYHGRAQYRGDDGVYVSPTPITAGSEVTIKYDGLLARSGADQIYLHYGFGDNDNWKEPRDIPMTLTVDNMWTTTVPIDIDETSNLNFCFHDSANNWDNFNKANWSYQIHNGENPTQF
- a CDS encoding pyridoxal phosphate-dependent aminotransferase, whose translation is MKLARRVSAISPSKTFGIDSMVQDMRKKGMDVISFGIGEPDFDTPENVKAAGIEAIKQGYTKYTAAAGSIELREAICEKLKRENNLDYQPSQIVVSNGAKHSIYNIMQVLCEEGDEVIIPSPYWLSYPEQVRLMGGIPVFVKAGIEQGFKVTGEALAAAITKRTKIIILNSPCNPTGAVYTKKELEAIAEVAVKHGVYVISDEIYEHFVYDGTQHYSIASFGDEIKSLTLVVNGLSKSHAMTGWRIGYVAGDLEIIRAISNVQSHTTSNPVSISQKAAIAALRDPGAWTRQMVTEFKARRDFLLEKLRDIPDVECPAPDGAFYVFPKVSKLYGGRLGARQIKDSASFCEAVLNEARVALIPGAAFGDDECVRISYATSMDKLEEGIRRLKDALKLIRTGGDG
- a CDS encoding stage II sporulation protein P, which encodes MKKTQCKGIAGLLLVSLAILTLLFLLPGGSPISAHEELKDGYFTIKDIKTEKTIMQTGIVVRKGDRFLDHDNHFYEVTKIDGQVAFARLVEVVDLTSKAREFEKAMAAEWKARAETGAAKMAQGSPRMVIATYHTHSDESYIPTDGAASIEPRGGIYRVGATLTSTLERYGVNVHHSYAIHLPHDGAAYERSRRTAVQLLKSNPDALFDIHRDAAPLEQYVTTIGGVPGARVMIVVGRENPNMSANEQFAWAIKSVADREFPGLIRGIFYGAGGYNQDLSPRALLFEVGSQENSRYAAERSVAALTNALPRLLYGITGPPPAGRTPAARREQAGRAARESSRALVGVFWIVVSLLVIGATYLFINEGSWAGVKKRLSKLLKLEFLHLIGVNMLSRHGREKRDMTSQGRGQSETQGKNHAPDDTRNRG
- a CDS encoding LemA family protein, producing the protein MSIILLVILLAIALLLVSIYNGLVSLRQRVKNAWSQIDVQLKRRYDLIPNLVETVKGYAAHEKETFEMVTRARAQMASAKTVAEQAEAQNAITGALRTLFAVAEAYPDLKANQNFMMLQEELAGTENKIAYARQFYNDTVMKYNTMIQSFPSNIIAGMFGFKQEEFFEIEESSREPVKVKF